From Fusobacterium sp. JB019:
CTTCCATTAATATTTTCATATCTTATTTTACTTATATATTTATATATCCTTCCTGCTATTGGATCTTTATTCATTATTTCCATTAGCGATCTTGAATTATATTTTATATATCTTTTATCCTTTATCTTATTTCTTATATTTTTATTTAATTTAACTCTATAAAATATTTTTTTACCTACTTTAAGCTTTTTATATGTTAATAATTTAAATTCTTCATCTTCAAACTTATATTTTCCAAATTTAGTATGATTAGACACAACAAATTGATACTCTGTACTTTTTAAATTTTTTAAAGCTTGCTCTACTTTAGAGTAATAAACTCTATTCATTTTATTTCCTAAAAAGTTAACAATAAAATCTGCTATTTCAAATTCTATATATTCTTCTTCTTCTACATTGATTTCTTTTTTTGCCTCATATAATGAAATTAAAAAATTATATATTTTTTCTTCGAATAATGAGGGTTGATAAACTTTATCATTTTGATCTTTCGCAACTAGCGTACAAAACATTGTTACACCCAAATCTTCAAAAGAATATTGAAAATTTATTCTTTTATTTTGTTTTTGTGGAGTAAAAAAAGGAAAAACTATCATTTCAATAGGTATATTTATTATATTATCTTTTAGATTTAAAAAATTTCCTGTCCCTTGTATAACAACCTCTTTTATTTCTATTTTAGGCATATTTGATATTTTCATATCCATCTTTCCTATATCTTTATCAAATGATGTTGATGAAGGAACTAATAAATTTTCCGAGATATTACCCTTTTCTTTTTTCACAAAAAAAACCTCCATTTAAAATTAAAAAATATGTATATAATCATTAATAAAAAACTAATGTGTTATTTATTATAATGCTTCTATCCTTTTATTACAAGTTTTTTTTGTTAATTTTATTTTTATATTTAATCTTATTTTAGCTATAAATCAATGAAAAAAAATGTATATAAACGATAACACATAACTACTGTCTATCCTTTCTTAATTTGTATTAACATATCATTAAATATAAATTATAAAAAGATTAAAAAATATATGTTTTCTGTATGTATATAAACAATAATAAAGTTATATTCTTTAACATTCTTTTATTTTCAATAGATTTTTATTATTCATTTTATTTTTTTCTTTCTGTTGTCTTTAAAATCATATTCTTTTTTATGTATATAGACAATAATATTTTTATTATTGTTTTTATTCTTTTATTTTCAAAGTATTATATATTTTATTTTATTTTTTTCTTTGTAATATAAAGTTTTATACTATGTATATAAACAATAATAAAAATAATAGACCTATCTTTTATTTTCAACGAAGAATTAAAAAAAAATTTCTATCTTAGTCTTTACATATTCACATTTCACTTTTTCTACTTAAAACCTTAAGGGGGAAAAATAAATAAATAAAAACTAAGGAAAATAATGAAAAAATAAAGATTAACTCTTGACAAAATTAAATTTTTCTTCTAAAATGGTATACTGTAATATAGAAAATTTTAGGAGGTGAATTTAAATGGCAAATGTACATACATATCAACCAAATAATAGAAAATACAAAAAAGACCATGGTTTTAGAGCAAGAATGAAAACTAAAGGTGGAAGACAAGTATTAAAA
This genomic window contains:
- the rpmH gene encoding 50S ribosomal protein L34; the protein is MANVHTYQPNNRKYKKDHGFRARMKTKGGRQVLKRRRARGRKKLSA